CGCTACGATCCGCCGGTGCTGCGCTTCAAGCGCAGCGCCATGGACTGCGCACAGGTGGGCCAGCATGGCGATGACGTCCTCGGCCGGCGCAAGATAGAGGTCGCCGCCGAGGTCGCCGCCATCGATGACGCTTTCGTCCAGGTCCGAAAGCGTCATGCCGCACATGGACCATCGATCGAACTTCCGATCCGACGACGCCTCCTGCAACCGGAGCCTGACGTCTTTATGACGATCGTCCTGCAAGATGCTGGCGAAGACCGCATCGACCGCCGCGTCCGCGCCTTCCAGAACCTGACAAAAGTGGACTCCGTCCGACCAGAGGAACCCCGTGACGCCCAGCGCGGCGTTGCGCCCGTGCG
This is a stretch of genomic DNA from Phenylobacterium immobile (ATCC 35973). It encodes these proteins:
- a CDS encoding BLUF domain-containing protein, encoding MKQGSIQRLLYVSRITARAAGPLPSTMEDILVESHGRNAALGVTGFLWSDGVHFCQVLEGADAAVDAVFASILQDDRHKDVRLRLQEASSDRKFDRWSMCGMTLSDLDESVIDGGDLGGDLYLAPAEDVIAMLAHLCAVHGAALEAQHRRIVAATAGL